In Halictus rubicundus isolate RS-2024b chromosome 5, iyHalRubi1_principal, whole genome shotgun sequence, one genomic interval encodes:
- the Cyp304a1 gene encoding putative cytochrome P450 304a1, whose protein sequence is MSPILILIILLIIGYKFYEFLTCVPPNTPPSLPRVPFGGSYWHLLWGDYSFPFNTLRYYIDKLKSKVVSCYLGPYFAVIANDYDSIKEVFKNEAFDGRGIEVDVLKVRAFGSSYGIFFTEGPFWQHQRRFALRNMRDFGFGRRQEKFEADMMAEVTLLVDMLRNGPINNQEKTFLRKGAAYFPDILFPYSANSIWDIMSGERYGRSEHQRLRNLCENAMVFQRAGDTTGAALSQRAFLKYFGNMFGFTDIIKGNAGMVNFVQEYIDKQRTLNSDGSDMGMVDRYLTEMQNQTDPSNFSEKQLIMTMVDFMFPSLSAIPSALTHLIKFIMHNPEVAKKVQDEIDQVVGTGRIVTWEDRKNLPYTEATIRESMRCETLTPFGVLHKAMKDTTLCGYNVPKDSFVITNLSGMNSDPELWGDPENFRPERFLKEDGKLGKDLTFPFGFGHRVCAGETFARYNMFGVFAALMQNFNFGFVEGEPTGINDKMPGLIVSPKETWIRVESR, encoded by the exons ATGTCACCCATCCTAATTTTGATAATACTATTGATCATAGGGTATAAGTTCTACGAGTTTCTCACGTGCGTACCACCGAACACACCGCCAA GTCTGCCGCGTGTGCCATTCGGTGGGTCCTATTGGCATCTTCTTTGGGGCGACTACTCGTTCCCTTTCAACACTCTGCGCTACTACATTGACAAATTGAAATCGAAAGTCGTGAGTTGCTACTTGGGACCGtacttcgccgtgatcgcgaaCGACTACGACAGTATTAAGGAAGTGTTCAAGAACGAAGCGTTCGACGGCAGAGGGATCGAAGTGGACGTTCTGAAAGTGAGAGCCTTCGGAAGCAGTTATGGCATCTTCTTCACCGAAGGCCCGTTTTGGCAACATCAAAGACGTTTCGCCCTTAGGAACATGAGGGACTTCGGGTTCGGTAGGCGACAGGAGAAGTTCGAGGCAGATATGATGGCGGAGGTCACCTTACTGGTCGACATGCTGAGAAATGGACCCATCAACAACCAAGAGAAG ACGTTCCTGAGGAAGGGTGCGGCCTATTTTCCCGATATCCTGTTCCCATACTCAGCGAACAGCATTTGGGACATCATGTCCGGCGAGAGGTACGGTCGCTCGGAACACCAGCGGCTGAGaaacctttgcgaaaatgcCATGGTATTCCAAAGGGCCGGCGACACCACCGGTGCGGCCCTTTCCCAGCGAGCCTTTCTCAAGTACTTCGGGAACATGTTCGGGTTCACTGATATCATCAAAGGAAACGCTGGCATGGTGAATTTCGTGCAG GAATATATAGACAAGCAGAGGACATTGAACTCGGATGGCAGCGACATGGGGATGGTAGACAGGTATCTAACCGAGATGCAGAACCAGACTGATCCGTCCAACTTCTCGGAGAAGCAACTAATCATGACTATGGTGGACTTCATGTTCCCATCGCTATCAGCGATACCGAGCGCTTTGACACATCTAATCAAATTCATCATGCACAATCCGGAAGTTGCCAAGAAAGTACAGGACGAGATAGACCAGGTGGTCGGGACCGGAAGGATCGTGACTTGGGAGGACAGAAAGAA CCTACCATACACCGAAGCCACCATAAGAGAGAGCATGAGATGCGAGACGCTGACGCCTTTCGGCGTGCTTCACAAGGCCATGAAGGACACCACCCTCTGCGGCTACAATGTCCCAAAGGACTCGTTCGTGATCACGAATCTATCAGGCATGAACTCCGATCCTGAACTGTGGGGAGACCCTGAGAACTTCCGGCCCGAACGGTTCCTCAAAGAAGATGGCAAACTAGGCAAGGACTTAACTTTCCCCTTCGGGTTCG GACATCGTGTATGTGCCGGGGAAACTTTCGCGAGGTATAACATGTTCGGAGTGTTCGCTGCACTGATGCAGAACTTCAATTTTGGGTTCGTCGAGGGTGAACCTACAGGGATCAATGATAAAATGCCTGGGTTGATCGTCAGTCCCAAGGAAACGTGGATTCGGGTGGAGTCACGGTGA
- the Twr gene encoding signal peptidase complex catalytic subunit SEC11 homolog C twr, translating to MVVASLQSVFDDVRRMNKRQCLYQVLSFAMIVSSALMMWKGLMVVTGTESPIVVVLSGSMEPAFHRGDLLFLTNYHDEPVRVGEIIVFKVEGRDIPIVHRILKLHEKGDQNNTITFLTKGDNNSVDDRGLYAAGQLWLTNKDVVGKAKGFLPYVGMITIYMNEYPKFKCAVLAFLGMYILAHRE from the exons ATGGTTGTGGCCTCGTTGCAGTCCGTGTTCGACGATGTCCGGAGGATGAATAAACGTCAG TGTCTGTATCAAGTGCTGAGTTTCGCTATGATCGTCTCCTCAGCGTTGATGATGTGGAAAGGATTGATGGTCGTAACAGGTACCGAAAGCCCGATCGTGGTCGTTCTCAG CGGTAGTATGGAGCCAGCATTTCATAGGGgggatttattatttttaaccaattaCCATGATGAACCAGTCAGGGTAGGAGAAATTATTGTCTTTAAAGTCGAGGGTAGAGATATTCCAATTGTCCACAGAATACTTAAGTTACACGAAAA GGGTGACCAAAACAATACTATTACATTTCTGACAAAAGGTGATAATAACTCTGTCGACGACAGAGGTTTGTACGCAGCTGGTCAGCTGTGGCTGACCAACAAAGATGTTGTCGGTAAAGCAAAGGGTTTCCTACCGTATGTGGGGATGATTACAATATACATGAATGAGTATCCCAAATTTAAGTGTGCGGTGTTAGCATTCTTGGGGATGTATATTTTGGCACACAGGGAATAA